One Anser cygnoides isolate HZ-2024a breed goose chromosome 4, Taihu_goose_T2T_genome, whole genome shotgun sequence genomic region harbors:
- the ZNF518B gene encoding zinc finger protein 518B isoform X1, protein MQLKKMREILPRLYPGQVNDKNNSLTTSPKQSSEDKTNPSKGDDDQNCLYQGTEAENNKLSLINCIKCRNVQKISMRDIEKHKKLGWTEDKNFICKTCSHIPPPAFHFVPEGANAVDFEKHEKISSSRKQKTFKVKNFLPGKYYCDKCRFSTRDPLQYKKHIGQHEEIKFICSQCNYVSYTKGEFQRHLVKHTGTFPYQCEYCEYGAVRHDYIVKHTRRVHEAPTKRPSNTIINHKRKKACLPSKSTLFEKQKYEEIPFQSELSNSSSNMICEIPERVTKIVCSSRDTECSINATSLQDKTILEPSEINICENQSVEVEVYSPKSEPLQPGMPLTVIAPSELVVPSNCLAQIVEIKIVNGAQQLVLKLIPMKEAAYKPVNCAEEELEYQGIERSVEGKKTSPVIQNELLTMEVNVDKLSSVSNQLNLESTHDKNSECLCSSDSQCLDYNSVSIQREDASKLRLHLVKGIDVHSGVAELYSQSLVTNSTEKKSDLKSSKWEVDGKNNLHYDLYCYEKGADISRPKYATVSEDKSSKNVSVKATQEGKTFYSAAVLKQKDTLPLKRDDKECKNLVVSSAETHLTGKGFDKKSVTCSEAEKNFHFTTTPPWEDMSFGFSKVKKAETISPKNNILLESLELQKMENKSNPFEGPVISSVFSLSSGAENVPEGVRWDDTTCNKKSATLLCRKIAQLMSAAESNMKSVPLRCQASSKKVHFPQENSASCERVVPATELEQAMSFPQVHGGNSVISSEEHSNEQLLTFARTSKSRVTKNSNVATPVFIPKGTVLRVLNATSSQNSKGIEKSEVSAPSVYCNEMLLPRPVPVSVSEKFSSDLPHLPNQIEPNAQSRSLSLRQRPRREASIKNSKQNGVPYQKSSDVSKQSKPYSKSQLGPKNKVKQASFRELPKRKTRTQSETSSSSDMSYLLTARRLRLVPLRMNQLIKCPRRNQPVVVLNHPDVDTPEIINVMKTINRYKGHVLKVVLSERTSSCLGVKRYRKRLTLQNAETGSQAKKQSMLKMKLKKTHKNNYQVVEASPAETLQCMFKCWFCGRVYMDQEEWISHGQRHLIEATKGWDVLSLPVKNH, encoded by the coding sequence ATGCAATTGAAGAAAATGAGGGAAATTTTACCAAGATTGTACCCTGGCCAAgttaatgataaaaataattccttaacTACATCCCCAAAGCAATCTTCTGAAGATAAAACAAATCCATCAAAAGGGGATGATGACCAGAACTGCCTGTACCAAGGGACTGAGGCTGAGAATAATAAGTTGTCACTGATAAACtgtataaaatgcagaaatgttcagaaaatttCAATGCGAGATATAGAAAAGCATAAGAAACTCGGGTGGACTGAAGACAAAAATTTCATATGTAAGACATGCAGTCATATTCCACCGCCTGCTTTCCATTTTGTTCCTGAAGGTGCCAATGCTGTAGACTttgaaaagcatgaaaaaatatcctcaagtagaaaacagaaaacatttaaagttaAAAACTTTCTGCCAGGTAAATACTACTGTGATAAGTGTAGATTTTCAACACGGGATCCTTTACAGTATAAAAAGCATATAGGTCaacatgaagaaattaaatttatttgttCCCAATGTAATTATGTATCTTACACTAAAGGTGAATTCCAGAGACATTTGGTGAAACACACTGGAACTTTTCCTTATCAGTGTGAATACTGTGAATATGGTGCCGTTAGACATGACTATATAGTAAAACATACAAGAAGAGTACATGAAGCACCCACAAAACGGCCTTCAAATACTATCATAAACCACAAGCGAAAGAAGGCTTGCTTGCCAAGTAAAAGCACtttatttgaaaagcagaaatatgaagaaattcCTTTTCAAAGCGAACTTTCAAATTCATCTTCAAATATGATTTGTGAGATTCCAGAAAGAGTGACTAAAATAGTCTGTTCATCTCGTGATACAGAATGTAGCATAAATGCAACATCACTACAGGACAAAACAATATTGGAGCCATCTGAAATAAACATCTGTGAGAATCAAAGTGTGGAAGTTGAGGTTTATTCTCCAAAATCTGAGCCTTTACAACCTGGAATGCCTTTAACAGTAATTGCACCATCTGAACTTGTAGTTCCTTCTAACTGTTTAGCTCAGATAGTAGAGATTAAAATAGTGAATGGAGCTCAACAGCTGGTTCTTAAACTAATACCTATGAAAGAAGCAGCTTACAAACCTGTGAACTGTGCTGAAGAGGAACTTGAGTATCAAGGTATAGAACGatctgtagaaggaaaaaaaacatctcctgTGATTCAAAATGAGTTACTAACCATGGAAGTGAATGTAGACAAGTTATCCAGTGTTAGTAACCAGCTTAATTTGGAGAGTACACATGACAAAAATTCTGAATGTCTTTGTTCTTCGGATTCTCAATGTTTAGACTACAATTCTGTATCTATACAGAGAGAAGATGCATCAAAATTACGCCTTCATTTGGTAAAAGGTATTGATGTGCATTCAGGTGTTGCAGAGCTTTATTCTCAGTCTCTGGTGACTAatagtactgaaaaaaaaagtgatcttaAATCCTCAAAGTGGGAAgtagatggaaaaaataacttaCATTATGATTTGTATTGTTATGAAAAAGGTGCGGATATATCCCGTCCAAAATATGCCACTGTTTCTGAAGATAAAAGTTCCAAGAACGTTTCAGTAAAAGCTACTCAGGAGGGCAAAACATTCTATTCTGCTGCAGTCCTTAAACAAAAAGATACATTGCCTCTAAAGAGGGATGACAAAGAATGTAAGAATCTGGTAGTTAGCTCTGCAGAAACACATCTAACTGGTAAGGGTTTTGATAAAAAATCTGTTACATGTTCTGAAGCggaaaaaaactttcatttcaCTACAACTCCACCTTGGGAGGACATGAGTTTTGGCTttagcaaagtaaagaaagctgAAACTATAAGTCCAAAAAACAATATTCTTCTGGAATCATTAGAactacagaaaatggaaaataagagCAATCCTTTTGAGGGACCTGTTatttcatctgtattttctcttaGTTCTGGGGCTGAAAATGTTCCAGAGGGCGTCAGATGGGATGATACAACGTGCAATAAGAAGTCAGCTACGTTGCTGTGTAGAAAGATTGCTCAGCTCATGTCTGCTGCTGAATCTAACATGAAATCTGTGCCTTTGAGATGTCAAGCTTCTAGTAAAAAGGTGCATTTCCCTCAGGAAAATTCAGCAAGCTGTGAGAGAGTCGTTCCTGCCACTGAACTGGAACAAGCTATGTCTTTCCCTCAAGTGCATGGTGGAAATAGTGTGATTAGTAGTGAAGAACACAGTAACGAGCAGCTGCTTACGTTTGCAAGAACATCTAAAAGCAGGGTAACTAAAAATTCCAATGTTGCTACTCCAGTGTTTATCCCCAAAGGGACAGTGTTGAGAGTGCTTAATGCTACTAGTAGTCAAAACTCTAAAGGAATAGAGAAGAGTGAAGTATCAGCTCCTTCTGTGTATTGCAATGAAATGCTTTTGCCTCGCCCAGTTCCTGTTAGTGTTTCTGAGAaatttagcagtgatttgccaCATTTGCCTAATCAGATTGAACCAAATGCTCAGTCTCGAAGTCTATCGCTCAGGCAAAGACCAAGGCGAGAAGCaagtattaaaaatagcaaacaaaatGGTGTACCATATCAGAAAAGCAGTGATGTGAgtaagcaaagcaaaccctatTCAAAAAGTCAACTAGGACCCAAAAATAAGGTAAAACAAGCAAGCTTCAGGGAACTTCCtaagaggaaaacaagaacTCAGTCAGAAACCAGTTCAAGTTCTGACATGTCGTATCTATTGACAGCAAGACGTCTTCGGCTTGTCCCTCTGAGAATGAATCAGCTGATCAAATGCCCTCGTCGCAACCAGCCGGTTGTGGTATTAAACCATCCTGACGTTGACACGCCAGAGATAATTAATGTCATGAAGACTATCAACAGGTATAAAGGTCATGTCCTGAAAGTAGTTCTATCGGAAAGGACAAGTAGTTGTCTTGGTGTCAAACGTTATCGAAAGCGTCTTACTCTTCAAAATGCTGAGACAGGAAGCCAAGCAAAAAAGCAGAGTATGctaaaaatgaaactaaaaaagACCCATAAAAACAATTACCAGGTGGTGGAAGCTTCACCAGCTGAAACACTTCAGTGTATGTTTAAGTGTTGGTTTTGTGGAAGAGTGTATATGGACCAAGAAGAATGGATAAGTCATGGACAAAGGCACTTGATAGAGGCAACCAAGGGTTGGgatgttctttctcttccagtaaaaaatcattaa
- the ZNF518B gene encoding zinc finger protein 518B isoform X2 encodes MQLKKMREILPRLYPGQVNDKNNSLTTSPKQSSEDKTNPSKGDDDQNCLYQGTEAENNKLSLINCIKCRNVQKISMRDIEKHKKLGWTEDKNFICKTCSHIPPPAFHFVPEGANAVDFEKHEKISSSRKQKTFKVKNFLPGKYYCDKCRFSTRDPLQYKKHIGQHEEIKFICSQCNYVSYTKGEFQRHLVKHTGTFPYQCEYCEYGAVRHDYIVKHTRRVHEAPTKRPSNTIINHKRKKACLPSKSTLFEKQKYEEIPFQSELSNSSSNMICEIPERVTKIVCSSRDTECSINATSLQDKTILEPSEINICENQSVEVEVYSPKSEPLQPGMPLTVIAPSELVVPSNCLAQIVEIKIVNGAQQLVLKLIPMKEAAYKPVNCAEEELEYQGIERSVEGKKTSPVIQNELLTMEVNVDKLSSVSNQLNLESTHDKNSECLCSSDSQCLDYNSVSIQREDASKLRLHLVKGIDVHSGVAELYSQSLVTNSTEKKSDLKSSKWEVDGKNNLHYDLYCYEKGADISRPKYATVSEDKSSKNVSVKATQEGKTFYSAAVLKQKDTLPLKRDDKECKNLVVSSAETHLTGKGFDKKSVTCSEAEKNFHFTTTPPWEDMSFGFSKVKKAETISPKNNILLESLELQKMENKSNPFEGPVISSVFSLSSGAENVPEGVRWDDTTCNKKSATLLCRKIAQLMSAAESNMKSVPLRCQASSKKVHFPQENSASCERVVPATELEQAMSFPQVHGGNSVISSEEHSNEQLLTFARTSKSRVTKNSNVATPVFIPKGTVLRVLNATSSQNSKGIEKSEVSAPSVYCNEMLLPRPVPVSVSEKFSSDLPHLPNQIEPNAQSRSLSLRQRPRREASIKNSKQNGVPYQKSSDVSKQSKPYSKSQLGPKNKVKQASFRELPKRKTRTQSETSSSSDMSYLLTARRLRLVPLRMNQLIKCPRRNQPVVVLNHPDVDTPEIINVMKTINRIDS; translated from the exons ATGCAATTGAAGAAAATGAGGGAAATTTTACCAAGATTGTACCCTGGCCAAgttaatgataaaaataattccttaacTACATCCCCAAAGCAATCTTCTGAAGATAAAACAAATCCATCAAAAGGGGATGATGACCAGAACTGCCTGTACCAAGGGACTGAGGCTGAGAATAATAAGTTGTCACTGATAAACtgtataaaatgcagaaatgttcagaaaatttCAATGCGAGATATAGAAAAGCATAAGAAACTCGGGTGGACTGAAGACAAAAATTTCATATGTAAGACATGCAGTCATATTCCACCGCCTGCTTTCCATTTTGTTCCTGAAGGTGCCAATGCTGTAGACTttgaaaagcatgaaaaaatatcctcaagtagaaaacagaaaacatttaaagttaAAAACTTTCTGCCAGGTAAATACTACTGTGATAAGTGTAGATTTTCAACACGGGATCCTTTACAGTATAAAAAGCATATAGGTCaacatgaagaaattaaatttatttgttCCCAATGTAATTATGTATCTTACACTAAAGGTGAATTCCAGAGACATTTGGTGAAACACACTGGAACTTTTCCTTATCAGTGTGAATACTGTGAATATGGTGCCGTTAGACATGACTATATAGTAAAACATACAAGAAGAGTACATGAAGCACCCACAAAACGGCCTTCAAATACTATCATAAACCACAAGCGAAAGAAGGCTTGCTTGCCAAGTAAAAGCACtttatttgaaaagcagaaatatgaagaaattcCTTTTCAAAGCGAACTTTCAAATTCATCTTCAAATATGATTTGTGAGATTCCAGAAAGAGTGACTAAAATAGTCTGTTCATCTCGTGATACAGAATGTAGCATAAATGCAACATCACTACAGGACAAAACAATATTGGAGCCATCTGAAATAAACATCTGTGAGAATCAAAGTGTGGAAGTTGAGGTTTATTCTCCAAAATCTGAGCCTTTACAACCTGGAATGCCTTTAACAGTAATTGCACCATCTGAACTTGTAGTTCCTTCTAACTGTTTAGCTCAGATAGTAGAGATTAAAATAGTGAATGGAGCTCAACAGCTGGTTCTTAAACTAATACCTATGAAAGAAGCAGCTTACAAACCTGTGAACTGTGCTGAAGAGGAACTTGAGTATCAAGGTATAGAACGatctgtagaaggaaaaaaaacatctcctgTGATTCAAAATGAGTTACTAACCATGGAAGTGAATGTAGACAAGTTATCCAGTGTTAGTAACCAGCTTAATTTGGAGAGTACACATGACAAAAATTCTGAATGTCTTTGTTCTTCGGATTCTCAATGTTTAGACTACAATTCTGTATCTATACAGAGAGAAGATGCATCAAAATTACGCCTTCATTTGGTAAAAGGTATTGATGTGCATTCAGGTGTTGCAGAGCTTTATTCTCAGTCTCTGGTGACTAatagtactgaaaaaaaaagtgatcttaAATCCTCAAAGTGGGAAgtagatggaaaaaataacttaCATTATGATTTGTATTGTTATGAAAAAGGTGCGGATATATCCCGTCCAAAATATGCCACTGTTTCTGAAGATAAAAGTTCCAAGAACGTTTCAGTAAAAGCTACTCAGGAGGGCAAAACATTCTATTCTGCTGCAGTCCTTAAACAAAAAGATACATTGCCTCTAAAGAGGGATGACAAAGAATGTAAGAATCTGGTAGTTAGCTCTGCAGAAACACATCTAACTGGTAAGGGTTTTGATAAAAAATCTGTTACATGTTCTGAAGCggaaaaaaactttcatttcaCTACAACTCCACCTTGGGAGGACATGAGTTTTGGCTttagcaaagtaaagaaagctgAAACTATAAGTCCAAAAAACAATATTCTTCTGGAATCATTAGAactacagaaaatggaaaataagagCAATCCTTTTGAGGGACCTGTTatttcatctgtattttctcttaGTTCTGGGGCTGAAAATGTTCCAGAGGGCGTCAGATGGGATGATACAACGTGCAATAAGAAGTCAGCTACGTTGCTGTGTAGAAAGATTGCTCAGCTCATGTCTGCTGCTGAATCTAACATGAAATCTGTGCCTTTGAGATGTCAAGCTTCTAGTAAAAAGGTGCATTTCCCTCAGGAAAATTCAGCAAGCTGTGAGAGAGTCGTTCCTGCCACTGAACTGGAACAAGCTATGTCTTTCCCTCAAGTGCATGGTGGAAATAGTGTGATTAGTAGTGAAGAACACAGTAACGAGCAGCTGCTTACGTTTGCAAGAACATCTAAAAGCAGGGTAACTAAAAATTCCAATGTTGCTACTCCAGTGTTTATCCCCAAAGGGACAGTGTTGAGAGTGCTTAATGCTACTAGTAGTCAAAACTCTAAAGGAATAGAGAAGAGTGAAGTATCAGCTCCTTCTGTGTATTGCAATGAAATGCTTTTGCCTCGCCCAGTTCCTGTTAGTGTTTCTGAGAaatttagcagtgatttgccaCATTTGCCTAATCAGATTGAACCAAATGCTCAGTCTCGAAGTCTATCGCTCAGGCAAAGACCAAGGCGAGAAGCaagtattaaaaatagcaaacaaaatGGTGTACCATATCAGAAAAGCAGTGATGTGAgtaagcaaagcaaaccctatTCAAAAAGTCAACTAGGACCCAAAAATAAGGTAAAACAAGCAAGCTTCAGGGAACTTCCtaagaggaaaacaagaacTCAGTCAGAAACCAGTTCAAGTTCTGACATGTCGTATCTATTGACAGCAAGACGTCTTCGGCTTGTCCCTCTGAGAATGAATCAGCTGATCAAATGCCCTCGTCGCAACCAGCCGGTTGTGGTATTAAACCATCCTGACGTTGACACGCCAGAGATAATTAATGTCATGAAGACTATCAACAG gatcgACAGCTAA